Within the Gordonia sp. KTR9 genome, the region GGGGGTCAAAATTCACCCGTCGTCAGGGGGTCAGTTTTCAGGCGTCGTCAACATACGGTGCGTCGGTATCGAAAGACACTGAACCGCCCCGGGTCTGTCGGAGGCTCTCGAACCTGTGAAGGATGGAGAGCATGGCAGCACCACGCAAGTACAGTGAGGAACTCAAGGACCGGGCCACCCGGATGGCATGTGAAGCGCGACGAGATCCCGATTCGTCGAGAGGTGCGATCAAGCGGATCGCCGATCAGCTCGGAGTCCATCCCGAGGCGTTGCGCAATTGGGTTCGTCAGGCCGAGATCGACGGCGGGGTCCGCCCGGGCACCACGAGTGAGGACGCTGACCGCATCGCGGCGTTGGAGCGGGAGAACCGTGAACTGCGGCGAGCGAACACGATCTTGAAGCAGGCTTCGGCTTTCTTTGCGGCGGAGATCGACCGCCCACAGCGCTGATCGTGGAGTTCGTCGCGGCTCACCGCGATGAACACGGAGTCGATCCGATCTGTGCGGCATTGCGCGATACGTCCGCCCAGATCGCTCCGTCCACGGTACGAGCCCACCTGAGCCCCCAGAAGACCGAGGCGCCTCGTGTGGTGCGTGACCGGGAGCTCCTTACCCAGGTCCGCGCGGTGCATGCCGACAACCTCGGCGTCTACGGTGCCCGCAAGGTGCATGCCCAATTGCGCAGACAGGGCCATAGTGCTGCCCGCTGCACCGTCGAGCGATTGATGAAAGCCGACGGGCTGCAAGGGATAGCGAGACTCAAGACACGCAAGACCACGCGCAGCGAGGGAGCTGAAACACCCCGGCCGGCTGACCGGGTCAACCGTCAGTTCACCGCGGCGGCACCGAACGCGTTGTGGGTGGCGGACCTGACCTACATCCGCACCCACTCGGGCTGGGTGTACGCGGCGTTCGTCCTGGACGTGTTCTCGCGGATGGTCGTCGGCTGGCAGGTCTCGACCACCATGCACACCGACCTCGCCCTCGACGCCCTGAACATGGGATTGTGGGCACGGTCGCGTGCCGGCCACGACGTGGCCGGGCTGATCCACCACTCCGACCGCGGAGTGCAAGGCGGATTCAACTGGTCGTCGCAACACCATGATCATGGAGGTGTTTGCGGTGGCTACGGCGGACTGGAGTCGGAGGACCAGCGATGTGGCGGTAGGTGTTCGTCGGCAGTGGCGTGCTGATCGTGCACTTCGGCCGGCGATGCGATCGCCGGGGCGGCCGGAGCCGTCGCGGCAGGTGCAACGTGAGTTTTGGCGGGTGGTCGCGACGGGGGTGAGCACGGCACAGGCATCGATCGCTGTCGGTGTGTCGGTGCCGGTGGGTACACGCTGGTTCCGCCACGCTGGCGGCATGAGGCCGCTGAGTCTGGATGAGCCTTCGGGCCGCTATCTATCCTTCGCCGAACGGGAAGAGATCGCGCTGCTACGCGCCCAGGATCGTGGGGTGCGTGAGATCGCACGGTGGATCGGGCGGAGTCCGGCCACGATCTCGCGTGAGCTACGGCGCAACGCCGCAACCAGGAGCGGGAAGCTCGAGTATCGGGCGTTGGTGGCGCAGTGGAAAGCCCAGCAGGCCGCCAAGCGCCCGA harbors:
- a CDS encoding transposase; translation: MAAPRKYSEELKDRATRMACEARRDPDSSRGAIKRIADQLGVHPEALRNWVRQAEIDGGVRPGTTSEDADRIAALERENRELRRANTILKQASAFFAAEIDRPQR
- a CDS encoding IS3 family transposase; the encoded protein is MEFVAAHRDEHGVDPICAALRDTSAQIAPSTVRAHLSPQKTEAPRVVRDRELLTQVRAVHADNLGVYGARKVHAQLRRQGHSAARCTVERLMKADGLQGIARLKTRKTTRSEGAETPRPADRVNRQFTAAAPNALWVADLTYIRTHSGWVYAAFVLDVFSRMVVGWQVSTTMHTDLALDALNMGLWARSRAGHDVAGLIHHSDRGVQGGFNWSSQHHDHGGVCGGYGGLESEDQRCGGRCSSAVAC